One Festucalex cinctus isolate MCC-2025b chromosome 3, RoL_Fcin_1.0, whole genome shotgun sequence DNA window includes the following coding sequences:
- the LOC144015499 gene encoding dual specificity tyrosine-phosphorylation-regulated kinase 4-like isoform X3, producing the protein MIDQVFRIHGFPRHIVSDRGPQFVSRFWKEFCRAIGAKANLTSGYHPKANGQAEKLNQQLETGLRCLVSQNPSTWSKNLVWVELAHNSLPTSATGITPFKCVHGYDPPYFADLEEEASVPSVLAMVRRCRRIWSAARLALQRQGDRVKRAADRRRKAAPQYQPGQKVLHDHIAYRFEVLEVIGKGSFGQVLKCLDHKTNELVAVKMIRNKKRFHHQALVELKILDVIKRKDKDNLHNVIHMKEYFYFRNHLCISFELLGVNLYELIKKNNFQGFSVALIRRFTHALLRCLQMLHREKIIHCDLKPENILLSQRGPGNIKVVDFGSSCYEQQRVYTYIQSRFYRSPEVILGHPYSMAIDMWSLGCILAELYTGYPLFPGESEVEQIACIMELLGMPPNDFVQSASRRRLFFDSKGNPRNTTNSKGKKRRPNSKELSTTLKTNDALFLDFITRCLTWDPTKRMTPDEGLQHDWILEGNFNKVKPRTKPSVKKPTESVASTERNGEYNCIKQANSKSAERFISEENSDEDKLKRHSSDKKTAPGERLRPIGASAENEVCESADSKIQDGGLERPVHIVIKPQEEEATERQDMKCLPPII; encoded by the exons ATGATCGACCAGGTATTCAGgatccatggattcccgcgacacattgtgtcggaccgcgggccccagtttgtttctcgtttttggaaGGAGTTTTGCAGAGCCATAGGAGCCAAGGCGAACCTAACCTCAGGCTATCACCCAAAGGCCAATGGACAAGCTGAGAAGCTCaaccaacagctggagaccggacttcgttgcttggtctcccaaaaccCATCCACTTGGAGCAAGAActtggtatgggtcgaacttgcacataactccttacccacctctgccacaggaatcacgccattcaaatgtgttcacggatacgatccgccttacttcgcggacctggaggaggaagcctcagtcccctcggttctcgccatggtccgcagatgtcgccgaatctggtcagcagctcgactggcactacagcgtcaaggcgacagggtgaaaagagctgctgaccggaggaggaagGCCGCACCCCAATACCAGCCAGGCCAAAAG GTGCTGCACGACCATATCGCCTACAGATTTGAAGTACTTGAAGTGATTGGCAAAGGTTCCTTTGGGCAGGTTCTGAAATGTTTGGACCACAAGACAAACGAACTTGTGGCTGTTAAGATGATACGCAACAAGAAGAG GTTTCATCACCAAGCTTTAGTTGAGCTGAAGATCCTGGATGTGATAAAGAGGAAAGACAAAGACAACCTTCACAACGTCATCCACATGAAGGAGTACTTCTACTTCCGAAATCACCTCTGCATCTCCTTTGAGCTTCTCGG GGTGAACTTGTATGAGCTCATCAAAAAGAACAACTTCCAGGGCTTCAGTGTGGCCCTCATCCGTCGCTTCACCCATGCTCTGCTCAGGTGCCTGCAGATGCTCCACAGAGAGAAGATCATACACTGCGACCTCAAGCCG GAGAATATCCTATTGTCTCAGAGAGGTCCAGGGAACATCAAGGTGGTTGATTTTGGATCAAGCTGTTATGAACAACAAAGAG TGTACACCTACATCCAGAGCCGCTTCTACCGCTCCCCTGAGGTCATCCTGGGTCACCCCTACAGCATGGCCATTGACATGTGGAGTCTGGGCTGCATCTTGGCTGAGCTCTACACCGGGTACCCTCTCTTCCCTGGGGAGAGTGAAGTGGAGCAGATAGCATGTATCATGGAG CTTCTTGGAATGCCACCAAATGATTTTGTTCAGTCTGCATCCAGGAGGAGATTGTTCTTTG ACTCAAAAGGAAATCCCAGAAACACCACTAATAGTAAGGGGAAGAAACGAAGACCCAATTCCAAGGAGCTGTCAACTACACTGAAGACAAATGATGCTTTATTCTTAGACTTTATCACACGCTGCCTCAC TTGGGATCCAACTAAACGGATGACACCAGATGAGGGTTTACAACACGACTGGATCTTGGAGGGGAATTTCAACAAAGTGAAGCCCAGAACCAAACCATCAGTGAAGAAGCCTACGGAAAGTGTGGCCAGCACAGAGAGAAATGGTGAATACAATTGCATCAAACAAGCTAACAGCAAATCTG CAGAGAGGTTCATCTCTGAAGAAAACAGCGACGAGGACAAGCTGAAGAGACACAGTTCAGACAAAAAGACGGCCCCGGGTGAGCGTCTGCGCCCAATCGGGGCTTCAGCAGAGAACGAGGTGTGCGAGAGTGCTGATTCCAAGATTCAGGATGGCGGTTTAGAGAGGCCTGTTCACATCGTCATCAAACCGCAGGAGGAAGAGGCCACAGAAAGGCAAGACATGAAATGTTTGCCTCCTATCATTTAA